The sequence CTAGGCATAACTCCAACTCTTATATGTCTCGCCTCCACCACCTACTCTTATGGGCCGATCTTACCATTTAGAGCTAGGCCTAAGCATTGGTTATTGGCTATGGACTCGAAATAGATCCAAACATGTGATGGGCACACTCGTATGGTATTCCTTAttaaatatatgaaaatttttgaCTTGGTTATTACCAATTAATCATATGATAATTAGTTATTGAATATGATAATTGTTTCCGACTTGATTATTATCAATTCATATGATAGTGGTGGTACAAATACAAATTACTAGAGATTTGGACCTCTAAACATTCTTGAACCCTCTTGATGATCTTTTCTCATTAAGGATATGCATGGGAGCAAAGTTCTACGTGCGTGGGAGCCACCCCTTGAATTTGCGGGAAAAAGTGCTAATGACGTCTCTTGAACTTGTAGAAGTCGCCTCTAGATTCCCGGTGCTGGTGGATCGAGATGTCAGGTCGCGACGAGGACGTCGCGTTCTGAAGTAGAGGTAATTGCGATATCTTTTCCTGTCCAACAtgagaaaatttaaaaaaattaaaatgaattttttaatGGGCTACAATTGACTTCTATAGCAATTTGGGTTtataatcattttcgtaaaacaGATACGAATACAAAGTAGTTGCTAGAAGGGGCTCCTTATACAATCGAGCTGACCTGAGCCCAGAGCGTGACATATACCATCTCGGCAATCTCCTATCGGCGTTTGCTTTGAAGATGGAATGATTGTCAGGTATGCCGGTTTTCCACAATTACAGTCCACTAACAACTCCAAAATAGAAGATCTTCTTTCTTCAAGTTAAGTACGTAACTTGTACTTATTTCATGTCTTCTTTATTGTGTTAATGAACCCAAATGAGAAATCACATGGGAGGTGAGTTTTTGTGGTTTGACTTAAATGGAGGGAaattacatttaaaaaaaattccctcCAAAGTAGTGTATTTTATCATGtgggtttttatttttgaaaagttGAAGAGGCAGTGAAAAATAGTTGGGGTCCAACCAAGTAGGATAATTTTAAAAGATCCCTAATTTTAAGCTGTACAAACACATAATACGTGTGGCCGAAGTAAGTTTTCTTATAATTAATCATATCATCTTATTTCATGTATTACAATTTGATGATGCACAGATCACTGAATCAAAGTATAAACCATTATTTGCAACACACAAACAAAAGCAGCAAGGTCACTGAATTGTGACACAACACAATGCTGCATCCATCAGAAGATCACTTGTTCCAACAAAAAACATGCATGCAGgcccttaattatatatataattttcaagagTGATCAGACCACTGAACTTCCATCTCACCCCAATCCTTTTTAGGCACTCCCAAAGCTCTCCACACAGCCCTCGAAGCATCGACGATGTTGTTCGCGCACGGCGGTTGATAATCGTGATCGTGATCACAACCCCTCATGGAATCACACTCGTCAATCACCATAGCCTCCACACTTCTCCCATTGCCGTGAATGGTGATGTTCTTGAAGCACCTCTTCATTTTGTTGAACCATCCGGTGGAGAGGGCGACTATCGGTATGTCGTCGGAGTGGTAGTTGTTGTCGCACTCAGACGGCCCTCCACCATCGGCCCCCGGCCCGAAGCCGTTGATGGTTAAGACGGCTTTGGTGCGGGCCGAAACGGGGGGCGAGCATTTGTAGACATCATAGAGTTGGCCTTCTTGGCAGCAGTCGGAATCGTTGTCCGTGTTGCATCCGTGTTTCGGGGGCTTCTTGCCCTTGATCTTGCCACTAGGCTTGCATGATCCCCCTTCAACACTAAAGATTGTGTTCATTATAGTTAGAGTACAGAAAAGGAGAATGAGGGAAAATGAGAGAGCTTGCTtcgacatttttttttttttttttttttttgccttttAAATTTCGAGTTTTGATTCTTGTGTTGGCAAATTCGCATTTGTGACATGCGGAATTTATAGAGTTTTGAATGATAAGGTAAAATTGGTTTGCATGTGTTACTTTAAAATGGAAATTAACGGCAGATTTGTCATCTTGTTTTTGGGTCCAAGATTGAATCTTTTTGGTCCTAGTGCTAAGTTGATTGGTACAAACAAGGAAatctttttgaaattttcagtaaATATTTAAGCTGTCGGAGTCAATTTATCGCAACAAGGTATCTTTTGTTTTGATTCATAATGCAACCAAAAAGAGATCTCAAAGTGCCCCgtagaaaattaaaaaacacTACGGGTAGATTTTGTGAGACActtttttttcgattttattcataaaaaaaatattatatttatataaaagtattattttcaCTATAAATATAGATCATATCAAATTGTAAGATAAATCTATTATTTGTGAAACTATCTCAGACTAGTCTCACTCTACGGAGGAAAAGAAATATCCCTCTAAGGTGAGCGTGTATAGTTTGCAACCTTTAATCGGCCGGCTGCTGATAAATTAAGCAACGTGTAGTATATATTTATGTTTCATTATTTGGTAACTTACCAtaaaatcaattctaacaaagACAATGCGattgcttaaaaaaaaaaaaaaaactaactaACTAACCAACTAACAAATACAATGCGATCTtagatcattttttttaataattttttttacatatcAATGATTTTTTATGagatcctttaattgaatttaattttaaaaaattagtgtATCACAGATATATAGTCGATGCTAAATATATAGAAATGATATCATACTGATTAATTAAAGAGGttctttttttttagaaaaataataattttttttgaatctgttagaaaaataataataagatcgaaaatataatatttaaaaagtTGCATCTCATGCATGtgtcaaaaagaaaaaaaaaaagaaacgaaGGGCCCAACCGGGTTCGAACCGGTGACCTATTGATCTGCAGTCAATTGCTCTACCACTGAGCTATGGACCCTTGCTTGCgatgtttatttaaattgttaatatttaaagACTTTATGACAGTTTGAATTCCTCCATACTGAACCAAACACTCTAGCAACAGAACGACGAGGAAATGATAGTCTTTTACAACTGAGTTTAATCGATTAATTTGGGGATATTTACATGGCTTAAGACTCTTTTCCACCTATTTATCTTGCATATTATTGTGCTTCAACATCATGAAATGCCAAAAACTCGAAAGAAAATTATATCTCATTCCCTCCAACTattgtaattaattaaagaaCACCTACTCgatcaaaaataaattaaagaagatCTACATCTccaaaaaaattgtaattttcatATCCTCAAAGAAAGACGAAGATGCGTGTTTGATATAGGCACTAGAAAAAGTAATGCCTTTGTTTCGCATTTCACGTGTTTTCTGgactaaaaaaaacaattttcccaaAAAATTATATCCGAGTCAAAATGGAATTAAAATATTTCTCCCGTTTCATCCAAAACCCATTGTCACTATCCGAACCAAAGCCCAACAAACCTGGTTCACACGCCCAATTGCCCCAACATTACAACCACCTATTATCCAAACATCTTTCACGCACCAAAACACACACACTACATGCAATGTCAAATCCCTCTTGAATTCTCCAAAAACCTCATCAATGGCAACCCCAATCCCTCCATCTCCATGTTCTTCCCAACTTTCCCTCCTTAAATTCCACCCCAATCCCCTCCAATTCCCCTCCAAGAATGAGAATCTTCACAAACTAGCCAAACTAGTACTCTGCAGCCAGCCCACCAAAAACACAAGCTCCTCACTTCCAAACGATCGAGAACCAACCCTCTTCTCCATTCTACGAGTGATCCCCGATTGGGCGGACGCCGTAAAAGAGCGAGGCATGAAGCAAAAAAGATATCTTTACGACCACGAAAACTGGGTTCAGCACAGAAGCTCCTTCAGGCATGTGAGGCATTTCTTGTCCAGCTTAAGTTCACGCGTTATTCTGTCTTTGATACCACCCGTGATCGTGTTCACGTCCGTTGCAGCGATCGTCGCAGGCTACAATACCGCGGTTTCGATGCATTGGCTCCCGGAGTTTTTCCCTGTTCTGAGTGCCTCGTCTTTGCCTTATCAGCTGACTGCTCCTGCTCTGGCTTTGCTTCTCGTGTTTAGGACCGAGGCTTCGTATTCGAGGTTCGAGGAAGGAAAGAAGGCTTGGACTAAGATGACTGCGGCGATTAATGACTTTGCCACGCAGGTGATTGCTAGTGTGAAGAGTCCAAGTGATGCTGCTCTTAAAAATGCGATTTTGCGGTATATAATTGCGTTCCCAGTTGCTCTCAAGGTTTGGATTACTCGAAATACTGTCCATTATGTCACAAAAATCGGGTTGAATGTACTGAGATACACTGATTATTTATGCAGTGTCATATTGTATACGATTCTGATATCGCGAAAGATCTTCAAAATATGCTTGAGTCGGATGATCTAGCCGTGGTTCTCAGTTCAAAACATCATCCCAACTGCATCCTGGAGTTCATCTCTCAAAGCCTTCAGCTGCTAGATATGGAGGACACAAAGCGCCATCTATTGGTATAATTCATTTCTCAATTCTCACATTATGGAAACTATGGTCTAAGTGGTTCTCAAATCAGCCATAATTCATATATAGTAGTAACTTTTAAAGTATAAAAGTATTGTTGGTTAAACGACTCGTACTCGACCTCATCTTTTATTCACAACATGATATCATAGCAGAGGTATTGAAACCTCAGATGCTGGTGTAGCCAACTTTATACTTCATTAAATTGGCCTCACGTGTGATTTTTGACAATGAATTTGGAGCGGTTGATTACCAGTATTAAGTAAAGACTATTATCAGAAGAAGTGATTTTTTAACAGTATCTTAGTGTCAAATTACCTCTGCTTGCATAATATTTTTCTTGAAGTTTATTCATTACATCTGTTGTTCTACATGTCACATTGAAACTTTTGTTCCACCTTTTTACTTCATCCAGTTATTATGATATTGTATGCAACAACCATTGAAGACATTTGACGTTAGTCATTGCTACATTACATGATGTATGGCTTAAAAACCATATAAtatacatgtttttttttaagtgaTTTGATATTGATGTCCAAATTTTATTTCAGGTGTCAAAACTTTCTTGTTTTCATGAAGGAATTGGGGTGTGTGAACAATTAATGGGCATACCTATTCCTCTGTCATACACTCAATTAACTTCAAGATTTCTAGTCATGTGGCATTTCACTCTCCCCATCATACTTTGGGATGATTGCCATTGGATTGTGGTGCCTGCAACTTTTATAAGTGCTGCTTCTTTATTCTGCATTGAAGAGGTAATTTCTTTTACCCTTGTACCCTTCATACTCTTGCAAGGATTTCTGGGCCAGAAGACTGATAATCACTACTGAAATTCAAATTCAAGCTCTAATCCAAGCCGAAACGAAGCGAAAACAGGGTGGTGGTTGAACTTTGAGCCATCTTGATCaaattcgaactcgaactttagTATGAAAATACAAGTAGCATATCATCAATTGTTTTCATTTGCTGGTACCCCTTGATAATTCTCTAATTATGTTCTTTGAAGCAGTGAAACTCCGGCCTCAATCTTCCCATACGTCCGAATTTTTAACTCGTTGATTTAgtttctatttattttatttttttgtgcaGGTGGGAGTTCTGATTGAAGAACCTTTCTCAATGCTCGCTCTTGATGAATTATGCTATATGGTTCAGAGAAACATCGAAGAGGCTATGGTAAATGAGCCTTTGATTCAAGCTCGAGTGAAGACCAAAACAGAGAGAACTCATGCTAAAAATGGTTGGCCTGCCTCTTTGGAACGCACGCAAACCAGTTGAAAAGGTGGGGTGTGTGAGTGTACATAAGGATTTCTTCTAGTTTTTGTGTATAAAACGTACATACATGAAAGATGAGGAATGGCTGAACCAGGATTTCAGTTCCATAGGCTAAAATTTTTTAGCAAAAAATCCGAAAATCATGAAAGCTGAAAACACCGATTTTTGTAGAAAAAAtagtaaaattttttatttaaaagaacaaaaaaaaaatcgcaTCAAAATTagttacaaaaaaattaaatatttctcagCGTATATACAAATTTCATAATTGTTTGGTCGATATATACTTTATAAAATTGGGAGCATTATAATGTCAGAGCATTTTATAAGATGGAGAGTGAAGAATATGACACTAACACAATAGTAGATTTGAAGAaaaacccatttttttttaattttttttggactAATTTTAAGAACTAAAAGGTGGGcttcttcatttttttaattggaCTACCCGGGCTATTATAACATTAGCCCCaaaaataacacttaaacttaatttttttaatttttgggccatataaaaattttaaaaaaatttgggccACCCGGGCAAAGCCTGCCTCCGCCCTTGAAGATGAGTCGTATCTATTTCTAatctaatataaaaatatgaatgcacTGATAAAGTTTtgtattgtgtatatatatgtttacctTTTATTCTATATAAATGAGATAATAATGAAGGTTATATATGTAAACCTATTTTTACCTATTTCTACtctaataaaaatattgttgtAGGGATAAAATTTTTGCATTGTGTATATACATGTTTACCTTTTTATTCTATATAATTCAGATAATAATGAGGGTTATAtctgtaaaattaaaaaaaaaaaaaaaagaaaggcaCAAAGATGAAAATGCACAAGACAATAATTTCACATATAACTTCAATTTTAATGGActctatttaattttataacttcaaatttaattttatcctACTATTAATTATGTCAAATATTTGTCGTACATAATCtatttctctattttttttcttttttctaatATAAAAGTATAAATGTAGGGGTAAATTTTTTGCATTGTGTATACACATGTTTATCCTTTTATTCTATATAAATGAGATAATAATGAGGGTTATATCTATAAAATtacaattacaaaaaaaaaagggaCAAAGTTGAAAAATGCTCAAGACAATAATTTCACATATAACTTTTATTTTAATGGActctatttaattttataacttTCACTTTAGTTCTATCCtattattaattgtgtcaaatatttgtcatacataaaatttatatgttCTTCCACTTTACTTCATTCCTACTCTTAATTGTGTCAAATTTTCatacataaattttatatgttattatatgatttttttttcatttcgtcCATGTATTG comes from Henckelia pumila isolate YLH828 chromosome 4, ASM3356847v2, whole genome shotgun sequence and encodes:
- the LOC140860494 gene encoding putative ripening-related protein 4 translates to MSKQALSFSLILLFCTLTIMNTIFSVEGGSCKPSGKIKGKKPPKHGCNTDNDSDCCQEGQLYDVYKCSPPVSARTKAVLTINGFGPGADGGGPSECDNNYHSDDIPIVALSTGWFNKMKRCFKNITIHGNGRSVEAMVIDECDSMRGCDHDHDYQPPCANNIVDASRAVWRALGVPKKDWGEMEVQWSDHCKPSGKIKGKNPPKNGCNTGNDSDCCKDGEYYDIYRCSPPVSARTEAVLTINGFGPGADGGGPSECDNKYHSDDTPIVALSTGWFNKMQRCFKNITIYGNGRSVQAMVVDECDSTMGCDKEHDYQPPCPNNIVDASRAVWEALGVPKKDRGEMKIQWSDDA
- the LOC140863896 gene encoding voltage-dependent chloride channel 1, chloroplastic-like, with amino-acid sequence MATPIPPSPCSSQLSLLKFHPNPLQFPSKNENLHKLAKLVLCSQPTKNTSSSLPNDREPTLFSILRVIPDWADAVKERGMKQKRYLYDHENWVQHRSSFRHVRHFLSSLSSRVILSLIPPVIVFTSVAAIVAGYNTAVSMHWLPEFFPVLSASSLPYQLTAPALALLLVFRTEASYSRFEEGKKAWTKMTAAINDFATQVIASVKSPSDAALKNAILRYIIAFPVALKCHIVYDSDIAKDLQNMLESDDLAVVLSSKHHPNCILEFISQSLQLLDMEDTKRHLLVSKLSCFHEGIGVCEQLMGIPIPLSYTQLTSRFLVMWHFTLPIILWDDCHWIVVPATFISAASLFCIEEVGVLIEEPFSMLALDELCYMVQRNIEEAMVNEPLIQARVKTKTERTHAKNGWPASLERTQTS